The following proteins come from a genomic window of Sorghum bicolor cultivar BTx623 chromosome 3, Sorghum_bicolor_NCBIv3, whole genome shotgun sequence:
- the LOC110433391 gene encoding uncharacterized protein LOC110433391 isoform X1 produces MCLPIDSWFCCMSSTVNDDYHHPAPAPANKQQQHGPAPPPPTAPAGGRTTAQQLPAQRNGGGGGYYNVNGYPAHHQAPTATAAAEADRKTSNDVRRGSAHGHAVVPAGAQGKATDGTLKQQPATARNGMVAAAGAVDGARGVAAHNYYYYEREQPAYREDAAAAAADFYHHHHHPAATAATADHESRSEALGGE; encoded by the exons ATGTGCCTGCCGATCGACTCGTGGTTCTGCTGCATGTCCAGCACCGTCAACGACGACTACCACCATCCCGCTCCGGCCCCGGCgaacaagcagcagcagcatggccccgcgccaccgccgccgacgGCCCCGGCGGGGGGCAGGACGACGGCGCAGCAGCTGCCCGCGCAGcgcaacggcggcggcggcggctactACAACGTCAACGGCTACCCCGCTCACCACCAGGCGCctaccgccaccgccgccgccgaggcggACCGCAAGACGTCCAACGACGTCAGGAGAGGCTCCGCCCACGGGCATGCCGTTGTTCCCGCCGGCGCGCAGGGGAAGGCCACCGACGGGACGTTGAAGCAGCAGCCCGCCACCGCTAGGAACGGCatggttgctgctgctggtgccgtCGATGGAGCACGCGGCGTCGCGGcgcacaactactactactacgagCGTGAACAGCCTGCCTACAGagaggacgccgccgccgccgccgcggatttctaccaccaccaccaccacccggcGGCCACAGCAGCTACTGCCGATCACGAAAG TCGTTCAGAGGCACTTGGAGGGGAGTAG
- the LOC110433391 gene encoding uncharacterized protein LOC110433391 isoform X2 produces MCLPIDSWFCCMSSTVNDDYHHPAPAPANKQQQHGPAPPPPTAPAGGRTTAQQLPAQRNGGGGGYYNVNGYPAHHQAPTATAAAEADRKTSNDVRRGSAHGHAVVPAGAQGKATDGTLKQQPATARNGMVAAAGAVDGARGVAAHNYYYYEREQPAYREDAAAAAADFYHHHHHPAATAATADHESPSMS; encoded by the exons ATGTGCCTGCCGATCGACTCGTGGTTCTGCTGCATGTCCAGCACCGTCAACGACGACTACCACCATCCCGCTCCGGCCCCGGCgaacaagcagcagcagcatggccccgcgccaccgccgccgacgGCCCCGGCGGGGGGCAGGACGACGGCGCAGCAGCTGCCCGCGCAGcgcaacggcggcggcggcggctactACAACGTCAACGGCTACCCCGCTCACCACCAGGCGCctaccgccaccgccgccgccgaggcggACCGCAAGACGTCCAACGACGTCAGGAGAGGCTCCGCCCACGGGCATGCCGTTGTTCCCGCCGGCGCGCAGGGGAAGGCCACCGACGGGACGTTGAAGCAGCAGCCCGCCACCGCTAGGAACGGCatggttgctgctgctggtgccgtCGATGGAGCACGCGGCGTCGCGGcgcacaactactactactacgagCGTGAACAGCCTGCCTACAGagaggacgccgccgccgccgccgcggatttctaccaccaccaccaccacccggcGGCCACAGCAGCTACTGCCGATCACGAAAG tcCTTCCATGTCCTGA
- the LOC8060829 gene encoding putative lipid phosphate phosphatase 3, chloroplastic has protein sequence MREAQLGSHTIQTHGVRLARKHTHDWVVLILLAALVVALHFAPPFSRFVGKDMMTDIRYPVKPSTVPAWAVPMISILCPWIVFISIYVARRDVYDLHNAALGVLFAVLITAVFTDVIKTAVGRPRPDFFWRCFPDGNQLYDQVTGDVICHGEKSFLKDGRKSFPSGHTSWSFAGLGFLSLYLSGKIKAFDRQGHVAKLCIVILPLLLASLVGVSRVDDYRHHWEDVFVGGLIGFIMAVLCYLHFFPPPYHDQGWRPYAYFHMLEELEVEAANSNNAQNQQSTGGHHIAMSEQQHNRTSRNDLESGSV, from the exons ATGCGGGAGGCACAGTTGGGCTCCCACACGATTCAGACCCACGGAGTGAGACTGGCCAGAAAGCACACGCACGACTGGGTTGTTCTGATTCTTCTGGCTGCGCTAGTGGTTGCCCTGCATTTCGCTCCCCCCTTCAGTCGATTCGTCGGAAAGGATATGATGACTGATATTAGGTACCCGGTGAAACCAAGCACGGTACCAGCGTGGGCTGTCCCT ATGATCTCTATACTCTGTCCCTGGATCGTCTTCATATCAATATATGTTGCCAGGAGAGACGTTTATGATCTGCATAACGCGGCACTAG GTGTCCTTTTCGCTGTGCTGATAACTGCAGTTTTTACTGACGTGATAAAGACTGCAGTAGGGAGACCGAGGCCGGACTTCTTTTGGCGATGCTTTCCTGATGGAAATCAG TTATACGATCAGGTGACTGGTGATGTGATTTGCCATGGTGAGAAAAGCTTCTTGAAGGATGGGCGCAAGAGCTTTCCTAGTGGCCACACTTCGT GGTCTTTTGCTGGTCTTGGATTTTTGTCACTGTACTTGTCAGGCAAAATTAAGGCCTTTGATCGCCAAGGTCATGTGGCCAAACTTTGCATAGTGATCCTTCCGCTTCTTCTTGCATCACTTGTCGGGGTTTCAAGAGTAGATGATTATCGACACCACTGGGAGGATGTGTTTGTTGGCGGCCTTATTG GATTTATCATGGCAGTGCTGTGTTACTTGCATTTCTTTCCTCCTCCATACCATGATCAAG GCTGGAGACCGTATGCATACTTCCACATGCTGGAAGAACTTGAAGTTGAAGCGGCAAATTCAAACAACGCACAAAACCAACAGTCCACTGGTGGTCATCACATTGCCATGTCTGAGCAGCAGCATAACAGGACATCAAGAAACGATTTGGAATCTGGAAGCGTGTAA
- the LOC8060830 gene encoding RNA polymerase II degradation factor 1 gives MEPLPSATAAGVGGPGPGPGYPESTESSPRSRGGDSWDEPFPSSAAAAAAAAGGGGGRLRLMCSFGGRIVPRPTDKSLCYLGGETRIVAVDRHASLADVHARLSRSLLGGRPFTLKYQLPNEDLDSLISVSTDEDLDNLVDEYDRIAATSSGGGSSRTSRIRLFLFPAKPESSSSLGSLLDDSSKSENWFVDALNSAISGSLDGIPRGISTDSASVNCLLGLEDDSSVHSRSGVTNSAPTEDQRASQPKLPVGATAAVAAAAGAGRHLHDVQSVPDSPMLDKNSSFGSTSSAPSLSNLPPIRVRPEDRPSDARIMQPAAVEDHFAQMGISEQQLPPYIQPQQQVPIPAMAGMSPSEASSRVFSDDDKSDHGGGGRKPQPMKQEVPPAVDPSNRAVYYNDRSPPADLKRDMPVGTEAASYRLPGSAPDAAAAAAATQVPPGYVLTQMHVPQPPQQHPPPQQQQQPQQPAPQQIVSAGNQHFIHNPATGTFIPIQSYYHHPVPQQAPQTVPRPQQAPTFDPNTGMYYLPMQQNAHQPYSMPPGAQVTLPPPTLVDTTPKPTVPIPQMAVRPELQQPGVYRTTAAATPAPAPNAAPGYAGMAYHHVIQSHHHPSPQPVANMGGNFGYEYADPTRPQVYYSQAAAPPTLPPQYQPMVSPDAGQAEKH, from the exons ATGGAGCCGCTGCCGTCGGCGACGGCCGCCGGCGTGGGGGGCCCCGGCCCTGGGCCCGGGTACCCGGAGTCCACGGAGTCTTCTCCGCGCAGCCGGGGTGGGGATTCGTGGGACGAGCCGTTCCCGtcctccgcggcggcggcggccgcggctgcCGGCGGCGGTGGGGGCCGGCTCCGCCTGATGTGCAGCTTCGGGGGCCGGATCGTCCCGCGCCCCACCGACAAGTCGCTCTGCTACCTCGGCGGGGAGACCCGGATCGTGGCCGTCGACCGGCACGCGTCGCTCGCCGACGTCCACGCGCGCCTCTCGCGGTCGCTGCTTGGCGGCCGCCCCTTCACGCTCAAGTATCAGCTGCCCAACGAGGACCTCGACTCCCTCATCTCCGTCTCTACGGACGAGGACCTCGACAACCTCGTCGACGAGTACGACCGCATCGCCGCGACCTCCTCCGGTGGGGGATCCTCGCGCACCTCCCGGATCCGCCTCTTCCTCTTCCCCGCCAAGCCCGAGTCCTCGTCCTCGCTCGGCTCCCTCCTCGACGACTCTTCCAAGTCGGAGAACTGGTTCGTCGACGCCCTCAACAGCGCCATCTCCGGCTCCCTCGACGGCATCCCGAGGGGGATCTCCACCGATTCAGCTTCCGTCAACTGTCTTCTCGGCCTCGAGGACGACTCCTCCGTGCACTCCCGCAGCGGCGTGACCAACTCGGCTCCCACGGAGGACCAGCGCGCCAGCCAGCCCAAGCTGCCGGtgggcgccaccgccgccgtcgctgccgccgccggtgcCGGGAGGCACCTGCACGACGTCCAGTCTGTGCCAGACTCGCCGATGCTGGATAAGAACTCCTCGTTCGGGTCAACCTCCTCGGCACCATCGCTATCGAATCTTCCGCCTATACGCGTGCGGCCGGAGGACCGCCCGTCGGACGCCCGCATCATGCAACCTGCCGCCGTGGAGGATCACTTCGCGCAGATGGGGATCTCCGAGCAGCAGCTGCCGCCATACATACAACCTCAACAGCAGGTGCCGATCCCTGCCATGGCCGGCATGTCGCCCTCTGAGGCGTCCAGCAGAGTGTTCTCTGACGATGATAAGTCCGATCACGGTGGCGGAGGTCGGAAACCACAACCTATGAAGCAGGAGGTCCCGCCGGCTGTTGATCCCAGCAATAG AGCCGTCTACTATAACGATAGATCTCCTCCCGCCGACTTGAAACGAGACATGCCTGTGGGAACGGAAGCTGCCAGCTACCGCCTCCCTGGATCAGCTCCGGACGCTGCTGCAGCTGCCGCGGCAACACAGGTCCCACCTGGATATGTCCTTACCCAGATGCATGTGCCTCAGCCACCGCAGCAACATCCACCAccacagcagcaacagcaaccacAACAACCAGCTCCTCAGCAGATTGTTTCTGCTGGAAATCAGCATTTCATCCACAACCCTGCCACTGGCACCTTCATTCCAATCCAGTCCTATTACCACCATCCTGTTCCTCAGCAGGCACCCCAGACTGTGCCGAGGCCGCAACAGGCACCTACATTCGACCCAAATACGGGGATGTATTACCTTCCTATGCAGCAGAATGCACATCAGCCATATAGCATGCCTCCTGGTGCACAAGTCACTTTGCCACCTCCCACACTTGTTGACACAACGCCAAAGCCGACCGTGCCAATTCCTCAGATGGCTGTAAGGCCTGAATTACAACAACCTGGTGTTTATCGAACAACAGCTGCCGCTACGCCTGCTCCAGCGCCTAATGCAGCACCTGGATATGCTGGGATGGCATACCACCATGTCATTCAATCGCACCACCACCCCTCACCACAGCCTGTTGCAAACATGGGTGGCAACTTTGGATATGAGTATGCTGATCCTACGCGCCCACAAGTCTACTACTCACAAGCAGCTGCACCTCCAACATTGCCACCTCAGTATCAGCCCATGGTCTCTCCTGATGCCGGACAGGCAGAAAAACATTAA
- the LOC8060828 gene encoding protein ASPARTIC PROTEASE IN GUARD CELL 1 — MQPPTFLPLAAAVVAVLLLAVAPTPAVSRHHRSSADTETLDVAASLSLARAALSTDAAVSLHQSAAAAEAKRSSRESGGGGSLTLRLHSRDFLPEAQQRHATYRSLVQSRLRRDSARAAALSARATLAADGVTRQDLRPANESAVFGASLAAAIQGPVVSGVGQGSGEYFSRVGIGSPARELYMVLDTGSDVTWVQCQPCADCYQQSDPVFDPSLSASYAAVSCDSPRCRDLDTAACRNATGACLYEVAYGDGSYTVGDFATETLTLGDSTPVTNVAIGCGHDNEGLFVGAAGLLALGGGPLSFPSQISASTFSYCLVDRDSPAASTLQFGADGAEADTVTAPLVRSPRTGTFYYVALSGISVGGQALSIPSSAFAMDATSGSGGVIVDSGTAVTRLQSSAYAALRDAFVRGTPSLPRTSGVSLFDTCYDLSDRTSVEVPAVSLRFEGGGALRLPAKNYLIPVDGAGTYCLAFAPTNAAVSIIGNVQQQGTRVSFDTAKGVVGFTPNKC, encoded by the coding sequence ATGCAGCCGCCTACCTTTCtcccgctcgccgccgccgtcgtcgccgtCCTCCTACTCGCCGTCGCCCCGACACCCGCCGTCTCCCGCCACCACCGCTCGTCCGCCGACACGGAGACGCTCGATGTAGCCGCCTCACTCTCCCTCGCCCGCGCCGCGCTCTCCACCGACGCCGCCGTCTCGCTGCAccagtccgccgccgccgccgaggcgaAGCGCTCTTCACGGGAGAGCGGCGGAGGAGGTAGTCTCACGCTGCGGCTCCACTCCCGGGACTTCCTGCCGGAGGCGCAGCAGCGGCACGCGACGTACCGGTCCCTGGTGCAATCCCGCCTCCGCCGCGACTCGGCGCGCGCCGCGGCGCTGTCGGCCCGCGCGACGCTGGCGGCGGACGGGGTGACCCGTCAGGACCTTCGCCCCGCGAACGAGTCGGCGGTCTTCGGGGCGTCCTTGGCGGCGGCGATCCAGGGCCCCGTGGTGTCGGGCGTCGGGCAGGGCAGCGGGGAGTACTTCTCCCGCGTGGGCATCGGCAGCCCCGCGCGGGAGCTGTACATGGTGCTGGACACCGGCAGCGACGTCACCTGGGTGCAGTGCCAGCCCTGCGCCGACTGCTACCAGCAGTCGGACCCGGTGTTCGACCCGTCGCTCTCCGCCTCCTACGCCGCCGTCTCCTGCGACTCCCCGCGGTGCCGTGACCTCGACACCGCGGCGTGCCGCAACGCCACGGGCGCGTGCCTCTACGAGGTGGCCTACGGCGACGGATCCTACACCGTGGGCGACTTCGCCACCGAGACgctgacgctcggggactccaCCCCCGTCACCAACGTCGCCATCGGGTGCGGCCACGACAACGAAGGTCTCTTCGTCGGCGCCGCGGGGCTGCTAGCGCTGGGAGGCGGCCCGCTCTCGTTCCCGTCCCAGATCTCCGCGTCCACCTTCTCCTACTGCCTCGTCGACCGCGACTCCCCCGCCGCGTCCACGCTCCAGTTCGGCGCCGACGGCGCCGAGGCGGACACCGTGACGGCGCCACTCGTGCGCAGCCCGCGGACGGGCACCTTCTACTACGTGGCGCTGTCGGGGATCTCGGTCGGCGGGCAGGCGCTGTCCATCCCGTCGTCGGCCTTCGCCATGGACGCCACGTCGGGATCGGGAGGCGTCATCGTGGACTCCGGCACCGCGGTCACGCGTCTCCAGTCCTCGGCCTACGCGGCGCTCCGCGACGCCTTCGTCCGCGGCACGCCGTCGCTGCCGCGGACCTCCGGGGTGTCGCTGTTCGACACGTGCTACGACCTGTCGGACCGGACCAGCGTGGAGGTGCCCGCGGTGTCGCTCCGGTTCGAGGGCGGCGGCGCGCTGCGGCTTCCCGCGAAGAACTACCTCATCCCCGTGGACGGTGCCGGGACCTACTGCCTGGCGTTCGCGCCGACGAACGCCGCCGTGTCCATCATCGGGAACGTGCAGCAGCAGGGCACCCGCGTCAGCTTCGACACCGCCAAGGGCGTCGTCGGCTTCACCCCGAACAAGTGCTAG
- the LOC110433391 gene encoding uncharacterized protein LOC110433391 isoform X3, with protein MCLPIDCWICMPRAVDDDPAPARRTTQHAQRNHYNGNGNGYTAHSSMAAAEADRKTSNDVRRGPAHATGAQEKAAAYPYAGADETTLKHLPAAAWNGRVAAADGHGAARGGGAPRNYYSYERAQPPAHGEDAAADYHYMAAAAATADHESRSEALGGE; from the exons aTGTGCCTCCCGATCGACTGCTGGATCTGCATGCCCCGCGCCGTCGACGACGACCCCGCCCCGGCGAGGAGGACGACACAGCACGCGCAGCGCAACCACTACAACGGCAACGGCAACGGCTACACCGCGCACAGCAGCATGGCGGCTGCCGAGGCGGACCGCAAAACGTCCAACGACGTCAGGAGAGGCCCCGCTCATGCCACCGGCGCGCAGGAGAAGGCGGCGGCGTACCCGTACGCCGGAGCCGACGAGACGACGTTGAAGCACCTGCCCGCCGCTGCATGGAACGGCAGGGTTGCTGCTGCCGATGGCCATGGAGCGGCACGCGGTGGCGGCGCGCCGCGCAACTACTACTCCTACGAACGTGCACAGCCGCCTGCCCATGGAGAGGACGCCGCGGCGGATTACCACtacatggccgccgccgccgctactGCCGATCACGAAAG TCGTTCAGAGGCACTTGGAGGGGAGTAG